A DNA window from Bos indicus isolate NIAB-ARS_2022 breed Sahiwal x Tharparkar chromosome 9, NIAB-ARS_B.indTharparkar_mat_pri_1.0, whole genome shotgun sequence contains the following coding sequences:
- the MARCKS gene encoding myristoylated alanine-rich C-kinase substrate, which produces MGAQFSKTAAKGEATAERPGEAAVASSPSKANGQENGHVKVNGDASPAAAEPGAKEELQANGSAPAADKEEPAAAGSGAASPAAAEKDEPAAAAPDAGASPVEKEAPVEGEAAEPGSPTAAEGEAASAASSTSSPKAEDGATPSPSNETPKKKKKRFSFKKSFKLSGFSFKKNKKEAGEGGEAEGAAGASAEGGKDEASGGAAAAAGEAGAAPGEPTAAPGEEAAAGEEGAAGGDPQEAKPEEAAVAPEKPPASEEAKAVEEPSKAEEKAEEAGVSAAGCEAPSAAGPGVPPEQEAAPAEEAAAAPASSACAAPSQEAQPECSPEAPPAEAAE; this is translated from the exons ATGGGTGCCCAGTTCTCCAAGACCGCCGCGAAGGGAGAAGCCACCGCGGAGAGGCCCGGGGAGGCGGCTGTGGCCTCGTCGCCTTCTAAAGCGAATGGGCAG GAAAATGGCCACGTGAAGGTAAACGGCGATGCTTCTCCCGCGGCCGCCGAGCCCGGCGCCAAGGAGGAGCTGCAGGCCAACGGCAGCGCCCCGGCGGCCGACAAGGAGGAGCCCGCGGCCGCCGGGAGTGGGGCAGCGTCGCCTGCCGCGGCCGAGAAAGATGAGCCGGCCGCCGCTGCCCCCGACGCCGGGGCCAGCCCCGTGGAGAAGGAGGCCCCCGTGGAGGGCGAGGCCGCCGAGCCCGGCTCACCCACGGCCGCCGAGGGGGAGGCCGCCTCTGCCGCCTCCTCGACGTCTTCGCCGAAGGCTGAGGACGGGGCCACGCCCTCGCCCAGCAACGAGAcgccgaaaaaaaaaaagaagcgcTTTTCCTTCAAGAAGTCTTTCAAGCTGAGCGGCTTCTCCTTCAAGAAGAACaagaaggaggcaggagagggcggTGAGGCCGAAGGGGCCGCCGGCGCCTCCGCCGAAGGCGGCAAGGACGAGGCCTCTGGGGGCGCCGCTGCGGCCGCCGGCGAGGCGGGTGCGGCCCCCGGGGAGCCGACAGCGGCGCCAGGCGAGGAGGCGGCCGCGGGCGaggagggggcggcggggggcgaCCCGCAGGAGGCCAAGCCCGAGGAGGCTGCCGTCGCGCCCGAGAAGCCGCCCGCCAGCGAGGAGGCTAAGGCCGTCGAGGAGCCCAGCAAGGCTGAAGAGAAGGCAGAAGAGGCCGGGGTCAGCGCGGCCGGCTGCGAGGCGCCCTCGGCCGCCGGGCCCGGCGTGCCCCCAGAGCAGGAGGCGGCCCCCGCTGAGGAGGCAGCGGCCGCCCCGGCGTCGTCAGCCTGCGCAGCCCCCTCACAGGAGGCCCAGCCCGAGTGCAGTCCAGAAGCGCCCCCAGCGGAGGCAGCCGAGTAA